One genomic window of Nicotiana sylvestris chromosome 10, ASM39365v2, whole genome shotgun sequence includes the following:
- the LOC138880099 gene encoding uncharacterized protein — protein MSTIQNPPFANVDEFLFLLQIWWHELGEDGQKWVIKYLGTLTYIMKVKQRDDLITALVTFWDHVHNVFRFSDFELTPTLEEIAGYSGFDGDLRKQNLIFPKAPSVHRFFGLLNISNQIRKSNVVKGCCSFNFLYSRFGKPDGFEIHEKGLTNKQNKDTWQIHRRFAFMVAFLGIMVFPNKERTIDIRIVRVVQVFTTKESHTLAPIILSDIYRALTLCKSGAKVFEGCKILLQMWLIEHLRHHPKFMQYGPSNDNFIGSYEERIKDYKSPEGVEAWISHLRSLTTSQIEWTLGWLPVREVIHMSTLNSYLLLLGLRSIHPYAPQRVLRQLGRYQVVPDDEDLSMQVIELHPESTLPEALIQQIWNGCRYLKDDTQVPDPAKGEINPGYARWFEKRSRVDDAPEPDLRRPVKRPHVQTFDDKIQERLAWGEKEKGYKATIHALEESLRNLNLEKDLQAQEAEGEKKSLICENKNLRAQFQQMKKASEAPVRSWKDQKIIANLMEKMRL, from the coding sequence atgagcaccatccaaaacccaccattcgcaaacgtagatgagtttctatttttgcttcagatatggtggcatgagttaggagaagatggtcagaaatgggtcattaagtatttgggaactctcacatatattatgaaagttaaacaacgcgatgatttgattacggcgttagtgactttttgggaccatgttcacaatgtctttcgcttctctgatttcgagcttactcccacattagaagagatagctggatattccggttttgaTGGAGATTTGAGAAAACaaaatcttatattcccaaaggctccctcagtacatcgattctttggccttctgaacatcagtaatcaaatcagaaagagcaacgttgtcaaagggtgttgttctttcaacttcctgtattcaaggttcggaaagccggacggatttgaaattcatgaaaagggccttactaacaaacaaaacaaggacacctggcagattcaccgtcgcttcgctttcatggtggcttttctgggaattatggtcttcccaaacaaagagcggacaattgatattcgcatagTGAGAGTCGTACAAGTCTTCACTACCAAGGAAAGTCACACCCTTGCCccaatcattctctcagacatttatcgggcgttgactttatgtaaatcaggggcaaaagtcttcgaagggtgcaaaattttgttgcaaatgtggttgatcgaacatctccgacatcatcccaagttcatgcagtatggtccaagcaatgaCAATTTCATCgggagttatgaagaaagaataaaagattataaatctccagaaggggtggaagcctggatatctcatttaagatctttaacgacaagtcaaattgagtggactttgggatggctcccggtaagagaagtgatacacatgtcaaccttgaataGTTATTTGCTGTTGTTGGGTTTGAGAAGCATCCATccatatgcgccacagagagttctaagacaacttgggagataccaagtggtgcctgatgatgaggatttgagtatgcaagtgatCGAGCTACACCCCGAATCCACTCTCCCCGAGGCTTTGATTCAGCAGATATGGAATgggtgtcgatacttgaaagatgatactcaagttccagatcctgcaaaaggcgagataaatccaggatatgctaggtggtttgagaaaagatcccgcgtggatgatgcaccagaacctgatcTTAGAAGGCCCGTAAAAAGACCACATGTTCAAActtttgatgataaaatccaagaacgattggcttggggagaaaaggaaaagggatacaaagcaactattcatgccttagaagaaagtctgaggaacctcaatttggagaaagatttacaagcacaagaagcagaaggtgaaaagaagagtctgatttgTGAAAATAAAAATCTCCGCGCTCAATTTCAACAaatgaagaaagcctctgaagcaccagtgagaagttggaaagatcaaaaaatcattgccaatctaatggaaaaaatgagattatga